The DNA window ATGAGGCAGCCTGTGGCCATGGTTATTATCAGTCTACGGTCAGCTTGACCTGCTGTCTCTGTTCCTTTCCTTCTCCGGAGGAGAAAATAGAGACTCAAAACAAAACGCctagctcctccccctggcttCTGGcccatcttcttctccttctagACCACAGGAATGTGTTGTTTCCAACTCATGACGCATTTCTCTGAGACTGGTCAAAAACATGATGCCCCTGGGGCAGATGCAGTGCAACCCAGACCTCAGCCTTGTCCCCTACTCCTGGACATCCCCACATACTAGCCTGTAGGACCTATAACCAATCAATGTTACGTTTCAACACACGGTTACTCATTCACACACGTTACACTGTTACACTTCCTGTTGTCAACACATGCCTGTTACAAAACTCCATGTcaaccttttcctcctcctcccccctcctccccccctcctcctcctccccccctcctcctccccttcctactcctccccttcctACTCCTCCCCCAGGCTTGTCTCTACTAGAGAGGCTAATGAAGCACAACTCTTTGTACCAGAAGACTGGAGAGCTGGGACACTACAACAGCCGCTTCGTCACCAAGCTACTCCGTAACTACAGGTGCACAACTCTACATCTGATCCGTCTCTTTTCCCTTGTTGAAAGTACTTTTGACTTTGTTTCCAGTTCCTTCTTTTCGATGTATGATTGTGTTCTGTAGAGCTCGtcttttcctctgtctctctgttttttaGTGTTTATCAATACacatttttttccgttcttgcaAATTCGTTTGAcgtcattgcccaagtacggttccactccaaagaacacaagtcaccaagaatgccaaaaatacccggaaatgttcttgatccaccccttttatcgaggatgcattgGATGGTGACTTGGTCAGCGGAAACacatctgatttcccagaagtcattgcaagaacacACGCATCTCAAATCGTTCTCCGTCCTTGCAGTCTTGCAAGACCGTTCTCGCAAGACGCTTGGCAACTCTTCTTAAGAATGCAAGTACGTTCTTAGCGTTCTTTGGTTTGATAAtcagcctctgtctctctgtctctgttcagGTCCCACCCTGCCATTTTGAAAATACCCAATCAGCTCTTCTATGACAACGAACTACAGGTGTTTGCAGACCAATGGGAGCGCGACACGTATCGCAACTGGGAATACCTGCCTAAGAAGGTGACCTATTTGAAGACGAAGTTACCCTCAAATGAATCACAGTATTCAGCATCAACTTTATTTTGCTGTCCTTCACTCTCTATTCCCTGAGACAGAATCCATCATTATAACAATGTAGTTGTATATATTATATAGATATATCAACTAATTCAGACATGTTTCTGTAATTATCTTAATCTCAGAAACAATATGCAGAGAAGTGAAAAAAGGGCACTAGTTTCAATTGGATGtattaaatgaatacattgtaaCATACCCAAAGCAAGGTATCACAGCATTTGGAATCATTCTGGTGGAAACACCTGACAAAGAAAATTCTAGAggcactgtgtagatttgaacaGTCAGAATggtggtttcaatacaatttatttagcttgtacaattacataagatcaaacaaagtactttgtgaccAGTCATAACGGAGGACATACAGATTGTTCGTTAGAGTGGTAGAGAACATCAGATGTGTACTGCCTTATATGAACTGGGAACAGATGGTCTTACTAGATGGTCAATCCATCAATGCAGTggtctctgtgattggctagcaCTGATCAGTGACAGGTAAGACAATATAATTCCCCAGGCCAAATGTCCAAAGtcctttgatgtcacagctccctctccaaatgaggatagtaaAATACCTTTaatgaaacacaaacaggacacaggacacaaTCTCCTCGGCCAAAAGGCCTGTCAGATCAACTGATCCATCTAAACTTCTCCCTTTAGGTCACGGGAACTCAAGAATCCCCCAACCTCCGTGCCTCTGGTTTCTTAGTTAGGTATCATAAAACAACATCATAAATACCTTAAGACCAACTGCTACATCCATTCTACAGAGCTTGCATCCTACAAAGCCCCAGTTCATTACATGATCTATCTATAtgaaacaaatacattgtaactATATTCTGAAAATTCCACCACACACCCTGATCAACTTAATGTATCGAGACACCCACATGAGTGCAGGACAGACTCCCAgtgctacctgtctgtgtgtaaccTTTCCTGTTCCTCTGagagcttcctgtctgtgtgtaaccttcctgttcctcccagggcttcctgtctgtgtgtaaccTTTCCTGTTCCTCTGagagcttcctgtctgtgtgtaaccttcctgttcctgccagggctacctgtttgtgtgtaaccttcctgttcctcccagggctacctgtctgtgtgtaaccttcctgttcctcccagggcttcctgtctgtgtgtaaccttcctgttcctctgagagcttcctgtctgtgtgtaaccttcctgttcctctgagagcttcctgtctgtgtgtaaccttcctgttcctcccagggcttcctgtctgtgtgtaaccttcctgttcctctgagagcttcctgtctgtgtgtaaccTTCCTGTTCCTCCCAGGGCTTCCCAGTAATTTTCCACGGCGTGATGGGGAAGGACGAGAGAGAAGCCAACAGCCCTTCCTTCTTCAACGTTTCGGAGATTGAGGTGCTAGTGGACTACCTCACCAAGCTCATGCAGACTCAGGGCAAGAAGGGCCTGCCCAAACTGTCACCCAGAGACATCGGCATCATCGCCCCCTACAGGAAGCAGGTGAGAAGACAAGCCTCACACCTGTAGAGCGTTGAGATCTCTGAAATCTTTATAGCATTTTAAGTATCATACATAATGTAGGCTGGTGTGTATGTTGGTGTGGAGCATTTAAATTGTACTATAATTTGGTTTATTCAGGTAGAGAAAATTCAGAAGGCTCTGAAGTCAGTGAAGGAACTGAACCAGTGGAACGACATCCAGGAGCTGAAGGTCAGTTTCTGATGTTCGGCTACCGCGCCCTACATGGCCTGTGTGGAAGGTTCTGTTCCTAATGTGTTCCTCAGTGTTCCATATGGGTTCCTCAGTGTTCCAAATCAGTTCCTCTGtgtggtgtacgtgtgtgttcatgtgtgtgtgtgtgtgtgcgtgtgcgtgtgtgtacttgtcTCCGCAGGTGGGCTCTGTGGAGGAGTTCCAGGGCCAGGAGAGGAAGATCGTCATGGTTACCACAGTCCGCAGTAGCATCAACTACGTCAAGATGGACCAAGATTTCAACATCGGCTTCCTTGCTAACGAGAAGGTTTGGCAGTTATTCAGATATCCTCTACCTTAAAACCCacagtataggtgtgtgtgtgtgtgtttgtgtgtgtgtatgtgcgtgtaagtgtgtgtgtagcagtcagTTGAGGTGAGTCAATGGCTTTGCATGCAAGTACGTGAGtgtggaattgtgtgtgtgtgtgtgtacacaagttTGTGTGAGTAAGTGAGCATGAAAGTAAACGTGtgcgtttgagtgtgtgtgtatgcgagtttgtgagtgtgtgtttaagttagtgtgtgtgagagactccTGATCTCTGGTCTCCCCTATGTCATGTGACCTCCCCAGAGGTTTAATGTGGCTATGACCCGTGCCAAGGCCCTGCTGATTGTGGTGGGAAACCCCGTTATCCTCAACAAGGACCCTACCTGGGAGAGGTACGAGCCTACAGCTGTTTACCTCGGTTCAGAACATCAGATCACCTGCATAGACGTAGGGCGTTTTGGTCTGGTTGAAGTTACTTTACAGTGGAAAAGAACTTGATACAATAAAATGGAACTGGAACTTCTTTTTAGAATGTGTAGAGCACACAGATCAAATGTTTCTCAGTGTTCCTCATTAACTCCAAAGTGTTCTTCCGTGTTACAAGTGGCTCCATGCGGTTCCACGTGATTCTAAACTGTTCTAACTGTGTTTTCAGGTTTATCAGGTACTGTGTGGATAACGAGGGGTACACAGGGTTCAACCACGCGGACGCTGAGGGGGAGGACGATGTGGTCTCACGCCTGGCGTCCCTGAAGATCCACGTGCAGTCTGAGAGTGAGCAGCCAGCCTGTGATGGTTAGCATCCAGCCTGCTAACACTGTGAGAGTTAGCTACAGCATCCAGCCTGCTAACACTGTTAGAGTTAGCATCCAGCCTACTAACACTGTTAGAGTTAGCATCCAGCCTGCTAACACTGTTAGAGTTAGCTACAGCATCCATCCTGCTAACACTGTGAGAGTTAGCTACAGCATCCAGCCTGCTAACACTGTTAGAGTTAGCATCCAGCCTACTAACACTGTTAGAGTTAGCATCCAGCCTGCTAACACTGTAAGAGTTAGCTACAGCATCCAGCCTGCTAACACTGTGAGAGTTAGCTACAACATCCAGCCTGCTAACACTGTTAGAGTTAGTGTTGGagtctcgaaagtggttcttagtgtagcaagaattaacaggcttggagtcaggagattgattgcaaaggctttcgtctttattgccaggtattttggaatcatacgcagagcttctctagccagagaagtctgacatgtattcaatagacaagaacttttatacagtctttctacgtcacacaaatatgtttggcaattatcagacaacacacagtttgttcaagataaacagatgtcctccctcacttggccattcttgcacaacccgtggccattcttgcacaacccgtggtTCTAACGAGCAACACCACCCTATCAGGtaatcctgacctgacttcctctctggaaagaacattctaacgggagggagtgactctcccagctcactctttcCCCATTACTGAGGATGGGACCCAACcagcctcctcttccacctaattccttacatggggataaacaagtcttcctctcctcatctaacTCCCGTCCTAGTtgactcctctcttgaggtcacaaAAATCCCCCACATTAGCTACAGCATCCAGCCTGCTAACACTGTTAGAGTTAGCTACAGCATCCAGCCTGCTAACACTGTTAGAGTTAGCTACAACAGCCAGCCTCCTAACATTAACAAGAGTAATCTACTCAGTTTTAAGCTTCtctgatctctcctcctctctactttccctttactgtctgtgtgtgtctgcctgtgtgtgtctgcctgtgtgttcatgtgtgcatgtctgcctgtgtgtgtgtttccccaggTGAGTCAGATGAGAGCCGCTTGCAGCAGTTCATCAATCCAGAATGGAGGGATGAACACTAGCCTCCTGGTGACATCACAAAGTGACACCAGAGTGAGAGCATCATTGTGTTTGCTGTGGGCAACAGAGGTCACTTTTCCACCTGCTTGCTTCGCAACAGAAGACTGTTGATGAACTCTGACCCCAGCAAGCAGTTAACTAAACTGCCACCAGCGATGGAACTATCTGAAATATGTCAGAAGCCTTTTTAATGAGATGTTCTCCAACAGGCCACACCACAATATCCTGTTACTCGAATAGATAATCTATTTTCTATCAAATAAGTTTTGATGTAGTTTTGGGGTTTATGAGATTTTttgccagttttttttttttttaagattgaGACCATATAATGCAGCAACATGTATGTGAACATCTGACATGTAGGACTTTTACGCACAGATTTCTCAGGAATACGACTATCTTTGCCTTATCTTTCATAATAAAGAATATTTACTCCTTATTCCAGTACATGCACTGAATATGTTTGTCCAACAACCTCCTTTGGGCTGAAGCAATGACTCCTACTTCTGGGTCAGCACACTCTGACAGCATCGTGCTGGGTGTGCACTATGACACCATCATGTTTTTCAGACTCATATAAATCGATCTTGTGGAAAGGTAAGTTGTTGATGTTGATGAACAGGAAAATAAGCAATAAACATTTGGATGTGAACATGTGTTGGAATCACTGGATGtttgtagctcagtggtagagtatTTCACAGCAGACCAAGaaatcacaggttcaaatcccccctccccttttaggtatgctaaattaatacattgttataaTATTTGTAAAGGCCTACATATGATAAAGAAATGATGACATATTGATTTGTTATCATGTTTTTTATTCCAATTCATCAGTCATTTATTTGCTGGAGTTGTACTCAGTTCTAAGTACGCGGCAACACAATGTAACAGCGAAACTCTGTCTAATGAAGGCATAAAAGTGAAGCATCCTCTTAGCTGTgcctttaataaaaaaaaaactgttaaagaTGCATTCATGAATCATGAAGATATAtatcaaaaaaatatattaatacaTTAGCAATTCAATAGTATTGCTGGTGAAATGACAAGGTCCAGTAGCTTTGACTTACTGATTCATACTACATACAGCAGTTTGTACGCTTTGAAGAAACCAATGTATACCTATAAGAAACCAAAAGGTAGGCATTTCTACAATAGTTGAATATATGATTATAATACGGCACTTGCACATACATCTTagattttattctattttagctAACATAAGCTTCACACTAGGTAAACACGCTATACATCTGAAATTACAGCATATACTGTATTGCACACTGTTTATACAAGCATCCACACAAATAGGACCAACGATTAGAATATTAAGTTACATAACACTGACAATGacagtacaaatgaaatgtaaaaaaaaaaaaaaaaaaggacggCAGTAAATGACATACATGTCAGCTCATTGGTCTGCTTGAGAAGAAATTGCTTCATGTTCAAACAATCACTTCCTGTTCAAACGAACCACCTATGATGTGCTAAAACACTGCTAAAAGAACTCAAAATACAGAGGCAGGACAGGACTCATTCATCTTAGCATGACAAAGTGAGAACATGGAAGCTTAAATGTTGAAGTCCTATCTTGTGGTGAAACCAGACAAGTGTGGATCAACAGTACCTTTGGCACACAGTCTGCATTGTGGCAATGTTAGATATGGGAGTCAAAATACTCTACCAAGCTCTTCAAAGCCTGATCACTTGTGATTGTTTTCCAGTCTTCTGGTATATCAGCTGGTAAGACATCATGTATTCCTGAATACTCCTTGCTATGCTTCGCAAAAAGGTACTTCCAGTAGTTTGTGACGGTGTTGTCTGGGTTTATGGTCCAATCTTCGAAATATTCTTTATATTTCGAGAACAAAGAGAATTTCCCTTTTGTTTCAGCACAATGGAATTCCTCTTTATCATTGATGAGAAATGTGCAAATATTTTCACAAAGTTTTCCTGACTCGTTTGTTTGATACCCACCAAGTCCCACAGGTCGGTGGATTACAGAGGAATGTGTTGAATGACCCTCTACCTCTACATCACATGGGGTCATGCAGAATGGACACATCTTACCACAGCCAAACATCTTCCTCTTCAGTTTTTCCAAAGGACATTCCTTTAATTTGATCAACTTCTTCTTCACATCTGAATCTGTAGAGAACTCTTCTCTTAAAGAATCCTCAATTTTTATGACAGACAATGTCAACATTTTGAGGAAGTCTTCTTTCTTGACAATCCCTGAAGTCAACCCTGTTGTACCATCGGGAATGACCAGCCAGGCTGACAACTGTCTACGTAAATCCTGAATTAACGTGTTTAAATTCTGATCCTTCATGTCGTCTTCACTTTTACTCTTCAATGACTTGTCAACAGCGTGGTTAATCTTTCTACAGATGTTCTCCAAGCGTTCAACTTCCATGTTTGCAATTTGTCCATCTGAAAAGtgtccaactgctgcattaagtATGCACTCAAAAACGAATCCCTCATAATAATCAATGTACTTTGTAAATGCACAAAAGTCTGCTGATATCAGCTGCTTAAAAACGCTAAATTGAAAGTGTTTCCGTGTACTAATATTCACATCACCATCGATCGACTGAAGTACTTCCAGAATGTCTTGTCCCAAATGTTTGTAGATGTATTCTCTAACAGCAGGTTGAAGACAAAGCTCAGTGAACTCATCAGCCTTTCGTTTGCACAGATCTTTCCTCTGGTACAGGTCCTTAAAGTCAGCCAAATACTGAGGCTTCAGTTCTTCCAGATTTTGTCGTGGATCATTATTTCTGATGAAAGCATCATGCATGCTCTGGAATTCCCTCGCTGCATGCCCACAGATGTGTATTTTCAGAGCCGCTGATATCTCAGCACTGATGTGCAACTCACTGTGCCAAGCAAGGTTCTCATCTATTAATTCAAGTAATTCTTTAGTGTGAGTGCAGTGATAGTCCATTCTTTCTTTCACTTTTTTATAAATCAAGGTCTTCGACTTGCGTATGATTTCAGCAGCTAACAGTTTTTTCTTGTTTCTTATCATCTTTTGATTTCCATATCCTTCTTTGTCCACTGTCTTCTTGATAGACTTTGTCAAAACATTTCCATCTTTCTTCAATTTGAATTCCTCCTTCCCACATTTGTCAATAGGATTTGCCTCAGTTAGCATCTTCCAAATATTTGAACCTGAGTTCCTCAAGTTTTTTTCTAGAGCCCTATAGACATCTTCGGAAACATTGTGACGCTCTAAACCGCCAAATGACAACTCCCTTATAGTTTCGTTCCACATATTTTTGAATTCTTCTTCTATTTCCTGGTTGGACATTGGGTGGTTTTCTTTACTGCATTTCTTAACAAGGTCAGACATTTTTTTCTCCACAGTATCTCTATTGTTTCTGTTGTTGATCCCTAATGTGCATCTTCTCATATCCACAGCCACTTCTAGTTTTCTCTCAAGAGTTCTGGTCATGGACTTCTTTTGGTGCTTTGCACTAATCTCAAATTCTACTCTGTATTTCtcaatcagagcaacatttCCTTGCTCACTTTTGTAATATTTTGTCACTTTGTCGAGAAGCTCTGTACCTGCCTTTTCTAACTCTTTGTCTAAATCCGTTTTCAGCTGAAGTAGGACACTGTCCAGGCCAGATATTTCCTCAGTACCTTTCAAGCCGTAGTTTGCTACCGCAATCTCTGCCTTTACCAGCCAGTTGTACATGTGTTTTTCAAAGGTCCACTCCCATTGGTTGAACTCCACACATAGCTTGTTGTATGCCTGAGCCACAAGGCTATTGCGGAAGCTGAAGATGAATTTCTCATGCTTTATAGCTGTCCACAAATGTTGTAACCACTCACAGAAATCAGGGATGGTTTCTGCATCCACAGTTTGCTTCTTGAACGTGTTGCTCAATTGCTGTTTAAGTTGGTCTACAGCTGCACTGTAACCCTCATTGACAGGAGCCATGGGTGGACTACCATGCCATAAACCAGGGATGTTGCAGTTCTCTTCAGGTTTGTTGGCGATGATATCAGTGAAAGCACATTCATTGATATTTTCCATCCTGCTTGCAACTTTTGTCATTTCATTCAGCTTTTCCAACAGGAGATTCTGTTCCCTAAGGTTTTTGTCTGGAGCAGAGATATCGGTTACATTCTGGTGCACAAACTGACAACAGGGTATCTTCCGGGACCCTTTCATCCGAAGGAAAGCATGAGCTACAATCTGCAGAGTGTCTTTCATGTCTGAGTTGTTTTCCATAGCAATGTTGACAATGGAGATGTCACTCAGTCCTACCACAAGTGTGGCCAGTTCATTATCATGTTCATAGTTGTTGGTTATCTGTGATAAATGCAGCGCGTTCAAGCCCTCTGTATCGATGACCATGATAAAGTCACACTTGATCACATGTCTGAATTCATCTTTGACCTTGATGAGCAGCATGAAGGCTCCTCTGGTGCATCTTCCACTGCTTACAGCAAACTGAACTCCAAACATGGTGTTAAGGAGAGTGGACTTCCCTGAGCTTTGCGATCCCAGAACTGAAACTACTCTGATCTTGTTGTTGGGTTTGATGAGAGAGTCAAGCTCTTTAAGAACATCTCTTATCCACTTTATTGGGATGTTAGATGCATCTCCATCCATGAGTTCTAGTGGAAAACCTACCAACATTAATTCAGCACAGATTTTTGGAAGTTCTTGAATTTCCTGTTTCCACTCTGAAGTGGTTTCATGGACCAGGGATGCCTCATACAGCTGGGCAAGTTCTCTCATGAAATGTTCCGTACCCAAGGAGCTGGTCAAGATCAGCTTTTGTAAATTGGATCGAAATTCTTTATTCTCAATGGCTTTCTGGCTTTGCTCTTTATACTGCTTCCTGTGTTCATACAGCTGACTCCTCGACTTGTGGTCTAGACTGATCTTCATCCACTTGAGGAAATATGTGCGCTCCTCTGTTGAACTTTTCAAACCCTTGACGAATTCTCTGATGCCTTGACTCATTCCAATTGCCATTTGCTCCTTTCTCAGTTCATCTTTCTCTTGATTGAGTTCTCTTAAGTAAACCTCAATGTTTTTGGAACCTGCTTTTTTTCTCTTGCACTCTTCCTTCTCTAGTTCAGTGAGTTTTTTCCAAGTTTTCCCCTGTAGAGGTAGCTGGATGCTCTTGTATTTGGGTATGTCAGAGACCTCATTTGTGATTTTGGCTGCATTAACCTTTGCTGCCTTGCATGGACCTTCGTCTTCATCCACGAGGATGCCAAAATTACTTGCAAATTTTGCAATACTGTCTACTTTCATTTTGAGGGGTTCTGCCTTCAAAAGCTCTGTGATTCCAAGCGAAAGCTTTTCCACAAGATCTGCATCGTTCATGGTTTGGTTTCTATTTATAAATTGAGCACTGTATTTCTGGAACTCGGCAGTTTGTTTCTTGAAATCGTCTTTATCATTGTTCATAGACTGAGAGTTAGACACAATGAAgagttttgttttctttttaagtTTCATGTCTGGAATACTTTTATTCAAGTCCAGATcatcacaaaacacaaaaagggCAGCTGAGGTTTGGCAGAGAAATGTAAACTGTGTTGGAAAATCCTTGAGATCTCCACGAAGATTAGCCAGAGCTAAAGCCTCAGGGAACACATCTATGTTTGCATTTCCACTTGGCAGATACCAACTAATTTCCACCAATCCATTACAGATCATCTTTGGGATGTTGCCACCTCTCATGTTATGGTGCACAAATGTGTTGTGGCTCTGTTGGGAATTGCTGAGAACTTCATTTAGAAACTTTGACTTTGACAAGCTGCTGGCTCCACATCTGACaaaagaaatcattgggaggaCAGTATCTACAATACCTTGCTCCACAAATTCTTGTTGGTCACCAGGACAGTGAGGTCTAAACTGCTTAACTATATCCCTCATGGCCCACAGCATCAAAGTGCTTTGTTGTGTTTCAGGGTTgggcagcaggagaggaacAGCAAATTGACACAAGGACATTTTCTGACTGAGCTCCTGCTGTAACATACCATCTGAGCAAAGAAACAGAGCAGTTATGAGGTCCAGAGGGTTAATGTCCTTTGGACCAAATGGCTCATTCCTTGATGCAAGCCTGCATTCTGATAACTGTTGGCCAGTGCAACATTTGAGATTTCTAGCAGTCATGTTCGCCATCAACAGCTTCTTTAAAAAGAGCTGTAGTTGTGATGGAAGGTGTGTTCGAACTTTTTCAGGCCAAACATTCTCACCAATCTGTTTAACGCCTTCCATTGTGAGTTTGTTCGTACGATGATCTGTAAGTCCCAAGTTGTCTAGTACACTCTGCAGACTCAAGTCTGCAATAAAATAGACACAATTAAATAAGATACTGTTCACAgttgtcaaattgtaattaTGTTGTTTTTTAAAGTCACAATTGGTATTTTCTTCAGGTTTGAAAATCTGACTTACTTGTGCGTTGTTGTGTTGAGGTTTCTCTCAAGCTCGTACTGCCATTTTGTAGCATGGTGACTACATAAAAGGTGTATAATGTTCCTGATTTGAGGCCGGAAATAACAGCACTGTTGTTAGTTTTCTGTTCTTTTTGCTCTTCTTGCTCTGCGTTGCAGGAATACTTAATGGTGAATGAATATGACACATTGTCCATGTTAACTGGTTTGTACCAAGACAATGTGACAGATTTATGGTCAACCTTGTCCACCCTCAAGTTTTCAGGGGAAGTTGGTTCTAGAAAAAAAGACATCAAGTAAACCATCAATAACAACATGCACCTGAGATGAGGGAGGTAGAACAACTCTTACAAaaaccacacagacagaaagcaaACGTTTGCAAAACAATCTTTGCTCTCACCTGTGTACTGTTTTGTTTGAACAAACTTGCTAAGTTGTTTGTTGTCTCCAATGGTTGCAACTCTAATGTCATACTCTCTGCCAGGCATGAGGTTAGTTATGTCATAGGATGCCTCTTCAACAATATTGTCGCCAGAATGTCCACAAGAAGCCCATTCAACTCTGAACTTTTGTGGTTGTTCTTCTGGGCCATCAGGTGGTGGCCAGCTCAGTGATATTGAGGAGGTTGTTACTGAGTGAACAGTTATGTATCTTGGGGAATCAATACCTGAAACACAAACAAGGATTAGCATTGTTGCAAGTTGCAAGTAAGAACAATGTTAAATCTTTTCCCCAAGTGGCAAATCCTTTTTTGAAGAAATGTGTGCAACATGCCTTATTGAGGTACTCTAACTTAACAGACTGAGAGGGGTTGTGTATGATAATTTGATGTTCATGAGTGTTTGAGGAAGCCCTAAAATAATTATTTCAGAGTCTGAAATTGGGTTGTGTAGTTACTCTTCAAACAAAAGTAGATGGATAGAAGCTTAAATTTGCAGTGTAAAAGTGACAGGTCCCTGAATGGTTACAACTGGTCTGTGGACATCCAGACCAATCAGGTCCATTTAAAGTTTTAAGAATCTCAACATACAGAATTGGAATGAGTAAAAGGAATCATTCTCACCCATGTTGATGGTTGTGGAGATAGGTTCACTCTTTTCTCTAGTGTTCAACATAGTTAAGATGCTGACAGTGTACAAAGTGCCAGGTTGCAGGCCAGAAAGTTTTGTGTGGCAGTCCTCAGTCTCTATTTCCAGGATTTGTGTTCCTGGGGTGCAGTAGGTTATGAGGAAATGATGTGGGATTGTCTCCATTCCTTCAGCCTTGGTCCAGCGCAGGGACACAGAGGAGGGCTGTAACTGCTCTGTGGTCAGGTCAGCTGGTGCTGGAACTCCTGAAGTAAAAGGGAGCCATTTTGCTTGATGAGATAAACAGTGGTTGCCAGGGGTGTTTTACCATGAAAAACAGATAAGACCAGGCCTTACTAGTGGTGAAGGTCGTTGACACAGATGGACTCATCAGCCTGTTGTGTAATAGACAACAGACACTGACAGAGTACTCAGAGGCAGGTCTCAGGTCAGCAAGAGTGATGTTgagtgaggaggtggaggtggtgatgTGACGATCTGTTCCTGGAGTCTGGTAGGAGACCTGGTACTGGAGTTGGATTTGGTTCATTCCATCTGGCTGTTCCCAGCTAACAGTGGCTGATGTGGTGTCCACGAAGACAACTGTCAGCTTGACAGGTGCAGGGATACCTAATTTACAACAATTTCAAGAAGGCTCAAACAATGTGTACGTATACATGTTGCTTATGGTACATTTTGAGGTCTGTAAAATGGGTACTGTGTGTCTTACTAGTGTATATGGTTGTAGAGACAGGTTTGCTTCGTCTTCCATTGTTCATCACAGCTGAGACTTCAACAGTGTACTGCTTGTCAGGCTGCAGGTCAGTCAGTGTTGTGTGGCAGACCTCAGTGTGTATTGCCAGAGAATCTGTCCCTGGACTTGTGCAGGTTATGATGA is part of the Hypomesus transpacificus isolate Combined female chromosome 9, fHypTra1, whole genome shotgun sequence genome and encodes:
- the LOC124471085 gene encoding interferon-induced very large GTPase 1-like isoform X2, with product MAGTPAEHTREHVTSSVKRMGEESQEFLSYMSMKSDRSMGEPINFKEGSVIQQGTHICTDRLARPESPTTNTAPSDKSIDRPIHFQSGNRLCDSCSEFLNTETQAVKSCLTCSNSYCETHVRKHYTEARFKKHELVDVSRGLELCEGHGKPLEVFCLTDQMFVCSQCSVTRHQGHNIRHETELPGGKGTGTEEPASNNLLPPPGEISFLYVKANSVTLNWGRPEGLEGPRTFKVAWESDGEPKSLELIDMYKVEITGLQPGQKYEFRVASKGDHGKHSKYVLATTYTVVPPARDITVGRSEETSFDVRWSKALGMDYVPHHFIITCTSPGTDSLAIHTEVCHTTLTDLQPDKQYTVEVSAVMNNGRRSKPVSTTIYTSIPAPVKLTVVFVDTTSATVSWEQPDGMNQIQLQYQVSYQTPGTDRHITTSTSSLNITLADLRPASEYSVSVCCLLHNRLMSPSVSTTFTTRVPAPADLTTEQLQPSSVSLRWTKAEGMETIPHHFLITYCTPGTQILEIETEDCHTKLSGLQPGTLYTVSILTMLNTREKSEPISTTINMGIDSPRYITVHSVTTSSISLSWPPPDGPEEQPQKFRVEWASCGHSGDNIVEEASYDITNLMPGREYDIRVATIGDNKQLSKFVQTKQYTEPTSPENLRVDKVDHKSVTLSWYKPVNMDNVSYSFTIKYSCNAEQEEQKEQKTNNSAVISGLKSGTLYTFYVVTMLQNGSTSLRETSTQQRTNLSLQSVLDNLGLTDHRTNKLTMEGVKQIGENVWPEKVRTHLPSQLQLFLKKLLMANMTARNLKCCTGQQLSECRLASRNEPFGPKDINPLDLITALFLCSDGMLQQELSQKMSLCQFAVPLLLPNPETQQSTLMLWAMRDIVKQFRPHCPGDQQEFVEQGIVDTVLPMISFVRCGASSLSKSKFLNEVLSNSQQSHNTFVHHNMRGGNIPKMICNGLVEISWYLPSGNANIDVFPEALALANLRGDLKDFPTQFTFLCQTSAALFVFCDDLDLNKSIPDMKLKKKTKLFIVSNSQSMNNDKDDFKKQTAEFQKYSAQFINRNQTMNDADLVEKLSLGITELLKAEPLKMKVDSIAKFASNFGILVDEDEGPCKAAKVNAAKITNEVSDIPKYKSIQLPLQGKTWKKLTELEKEECKRKKAGSKNIEVYLRELNQEKDELRKEQMAIGMSQGIREFVKGLKSSTEERTYFLKWMKISLDHKSRSQLYEHRKQYKEQSQKAIENKEFRSNLQKLILTSSLGTEHFMRELAQLYEASLVHETTSEWKQEIQELPKICAELMLVGFPLELMDGDASNIPIKWIRDVLKELDSLIKPNNKIRVVSVLGSQSSGKSTLLNTMFGVQFAVSSGRCTRGAFMLLIKVKDEFRHVIKCDFIMVIDTEGLNALHLSQITNNYEHDNELATLVVGLSDISIVNIAMENNSDMKDTLQIVAHAFLRMKGSRKIPCCQFVHQNVTDISAPDKNLREQNLLLEKLNEMTKVASRMENINECAFTDIIANKPEENCNIPGLWHGSPPMAPVNEGYSAAVDQLKQQLSNTFKKQTVDAETIPDFCEWLQHLWTAIKHEKFIFSFRNSLVAQAYNKLCVEFNQWEWTFEKHMYNWLVKAEIAVANYGLKGTEEISGLDSVLLQLKTDLDKELEKAGTELLDKVTKYYKSEQGNVALIEKYRVEFEISAKHQKKSMTRTLERKLEVAVDMRRCTLGINNRNNRDTVEKKMSDLVKKCSKENHPMSNQEIEEEFKNMWNETIRELSFGGLERHNVSEDVYRALEKNLRNSGSNIWKMLTEANPIDKCGKEEFKLKKDGNVLTKSIKKTVDKEGYGNHTHLWACSEGIPEHA